The following proteins are encoded in a genomic region of Desulfuribacillus stibiiarsenatis:
- the argH gene encoding argininosuccinate lyase: MKLWGGRFTKSTHKLVDEFTASVLFDQKLWNEDIKGSIAHVTMLGKQGIIPQADAETIKNGLLVIRERIENDEFTFSVTDEDVHMNIEKALIEEIGPVGGKLHTGRSRNDQVSTDMHLFLCSRIKEIVELLKGLQQVLVQKAETNIDIVIPGYTHLQRAQPILFAHHMMAYFWMFQRDVERFEDAYKRADILPLGAGAMAGTTFPIDRQFVADQLGFTNIYENSLDAVSDRDYILEFLSAASITMMHLSRFCEELILWSSTEFQFIELDDAFCTGSSIMPQKKNPDVAELVRGKTGRVYGHLMSLLTIMKSLPLAYNKDLQEDKEGMFDVVETLKMSLTLFAPMIETMKVNEDVLKKTVNQDFANATDLADYLVRKHLPFRDAHEVIGKIVLHCIQNKKFLPDLTIEEYKEFSDLFDKDVYQVIDPINVVNARNVLGGTAKPQVLQAIEKAKILLG, translated from the coding sequence ATGAAACTATGGGGCGGCCGATTCACAAAATCTACCCATAAATTAGTGGATGAATTCACAGCTTCTGTACTTTTCGACCAGAAGCTTTGGAATGAAGATATTAAGGGAAGTATTGCCCATGTCACTATGCTTGGGAAACAGGGAATTATCCCACAAGCAGATGCAGAAACGATTAAGAATGGTTTGCTCGTCATCCGTGAACGCATTGAAAACGATGAATTTACATTCTCCGTTACTGATGAAGATGTGCATATGAATATCGAGAAAGCCTTAATCGAAGAAATTGGTCCTGTCGGTGGTAAATTACATACAGGCAGAAGCCGTAACGATCAGGTTTCTACAGATATGCACTTGTTCTTATGTTCTCGTATAAAAGAAATTGTTGAATTGCTGAAGGGATTACAACAGGTTCTTGTGCAAAAGGCTGAGACGAATATCGATATAGTCATTCCAGGATATACCCACTTACAACGTGCGCAACCGATTTTATTTGCTCATCATATGATGGCGTATTTTTGGATGTTTCAACGTGATGTGGAGCGTTTCGAAGACGCATACAAACGTGCCGACATATTACCATTAGGCGCAGGTGCAATGGCTGGGACAACTTTCCCGATTGACCGCCAGTTTGTTGCGGATCAATTAGGATTTACTAATATTTATGAGAATAGTTTAGATGCAGTAAGCGATCGCGACTATATCTTAGAATTTTTATCTGCTGCTTCGATTACAATGATGCACTTATCACGTTTTTGTGAAGAGTTGATTTTATGGTCAAGTACAGAGTTCCAGTTTATTGAACTTGACGATGCATTCTGTACTGGCAGTAGCATCATGCCGCAGAAGAAAAACCCTGACGTAGCAGAGTTAGTTCGCGGGAAAACGGGTCGTGTCTATGGACATTTGATGTCATTACTAACGATTATGAAGTCCTTGCCATTAGCGTACAACAAAGACTTACAAGAAGATAAAGAAGGCATGTTTGATGTGGTAGAAACCTTGAAAATGTCATTGACCCTATTTGCACCAATGATTGAAACGATGAAAGTAAATGAAGATGTTTTGAAGAAGACTGTGAATCAAGATTTTGCGAACGCAACGGACCTAGCAGATTATCTTGTAAGAAAGCATTTACCGTTCCGTGATGCTCATGAAGTAATCGGAAAAATCGTGTTACATTGCATCCAGAATAAAAAATTCTTACCTGATTTAACGATAGAAGAATATAAGGAATTTTCGGATTTATTCGATAAAGACGTGTATCAGGTCATTGATCCGATCAACGTTGTGAATGCTCGTAATGTCCTTGGTGGAACAGCCAAACCTCAAGTTCTTCAGGCTATAGAAAAAGCGAAAATACTACTAGGATAA